A genome region from Camelina sativa cultivar DH55 chromosome 10, Cs, whole genome shotgun sequence includes the following:
- the LOC104717095 gene encoding CBL-interacting serine/threonine-protein kinase 6, whose amino-acid sequence MAGGAKPVENGSDGGGVSNSTALLHGRYELGRLLGHGTFAKVYHARNVQTGKSVAMKVVGKEKVVKVGMVEQIKREISVMRMVKHPNIVELHEVMASKSKIYFAMELVRGGELFAKVSKGRLREDVARVYFQQLISAVDFCHSRGVYHRDLKPENLLLDEEGNLKVTDFGLSAFTEHLKQDGLLHTTCGTPAYVAPEVILKKGYDGAKADLWSCGVILFVLLAGYLPFQDDNLVNMYRKIYRGDFKCPGWLSSDARRLVTKLLDPNPSTRITIDKVMDSVWFKKSATRSRNEPVVAPTEGGEEAEDVDNLVHKSKEETETLNAFHIIALSEGFDLSPLFEEKKKEEKREMRFATSRPASSVISSLEEAARVGNKFDVRKSESRVRIVGKHNGRKGKLAVEAEIFAVAPSFVVVEVKKDHGDTLEYNNFCSTALRPALKDIFWTSTPA is encoded by the coding sequence atggccGGAGGAGCAAAACCGGTGGAGAATGGATCTGACGGCGGTGGTGTGAGTAACAGTACGGCTCTGCTTCACGGACGTTACGAGCTAGGTCGTCTACTAGGTCACGGAACATTCGCGAAGGTGTACCACGCTCGTAACGTACAAACCGGAAAAAGCGTGGCGATGAAGGTCGTCGGAAAAGAGAAAGTCGTGAAAGTAGGGATGGTGGAGCAGATCAAACGAGAGATCTCAGTGATGAGGATGGTGAAACACCCAAACATCGTCGAGCTTCACGAAGTCATGGCGAGCAAATCCAAGATCTATTTCGCCATGGAGCTCGTAAGAGGCGGCGAGTTGTTCGCTAAAGTGTCTAAAGGAAGACTACGAGAAGACGTGGCTCGTGTTTACTTCCAGCAATTGATCTCAGCCGTTGATTTTTGCCACAGCCGTGGTGTTTATCACAGAGATCTGAAACCTGAGAATCTCTTGTTAGACGAAGAAGGTAACCTTAAGGTGACTGATTTTGGTCTCTCTGCTTTTACTGAGCATTTGAAACAAGACGGGCTTCTTCATACGACTTGTGGTACTCCGGCGTACGTTGCTCCGGAGGTTATATTGAAGAAAGGTTACGACGGAGCTAAAGCGGATCTGTGGTCTTGTGGTGTTATACTCTTCGTGCTACTTGCTGGTTATTTACCTTTTCAAGATGATAATCTTGTGAATATGTATAGGAAGATTTACAGAGGAGATTTCAAATGTCCTGGTTGGCTCTCTTCTGATGCTAGACGTCTTGTGACGAAGCTTCTTGATCCTAATCCGAGTACTAGGATTACGATTGACAAGGTTATggattcggtttggttcaagaagTCTGCGACGAGATCAAGAAACGAACCAGTTGTTGCACCTacggaaggaggagaagaagctgaggatGTTGATAACTTGGTGCACAAGTCTAAGGAAGAGACCGAGACGCTGAACGCGTTTCATATTATTGCGTTATCTGAAGGGTTTGATTTGTCGCCCTTgtttgaggagaagaagaaagaggagaagagggAGATGAGGTTTGCTACATCTAGGCCTGCGAGTAGTGTTATTTCGAGTTTGGAAGAAGCGGCGAGAGTTGGGAATAAGTTTGATGTGAGGAAGAGTGAGAGTAGGGTGAGGATTGTAGGGAAACATAATGGTCGGAAAGGGAAGTTGGCGGTGGAAGCTGAGATATTCGCGGTGGCTCCGTCGTTTGTTGTCGTGGAAGTGAAGAAAGATCATGGAGATACTCTCGAGTACAACAACTTTTGCAGTACTGCTCTTAGACCAGCTCTCAAGGACATCTTCTGGACTTCAACACCTGCTTGA
- the LOC104717096 gene encoding omega-6 fatty acid desaturase, chloroplastic isoform X2 has product MASRIADSLIAFTGPQQCLPRVPKIASSARVSPGSVRPIDLLLKGSTLRGRRCVVPMKRRIGCIKAVAVPVAPPSADSAEDREQLAESYGFRQIGEDLPDNVTLKDIMDTLPKEVFEIDDVKAWKSVLISVTSYTLGLFMIAKSPWYLLPLAWAWTGTAITGFFVIGHDCAHKSFSKNKLVEDIVGTLAFLPLVYPYEPWRFKHDRHHAKTNMLVHDTAWQPVPPEEFDSSPTLRKAIIFGYGPIRPWLSIAHWVNWHFNLKKFRASEVNRVKISLACVFAFMAVGWPLIIYKVGLLGWVKFWLMPWLGYHFWMSTFTMVHHTAPHIPFKPADEWNAAQAQLNGTVHCDYPSWIEILCHDINVHIPHHISPRIPSYNLRAAHDSIQENWGKYTNMATWNWRLMKTIMTVCHVYDKEENYIPFDRLAPEESQPITFLKKAMPNYTA; this is encoded by the exons ATGGCTTCCAGAATTGCTGATTCCCTCATCGCCTTCACG GGACCACAGCAATGTCTTCCTAGGGTTCCTAAGATTGCTTCTTCTGCTCGTGTTTCTCCTG GTTCTGTGAGGCCTATCGATCTTCTGTTAAAAGGAAGTACACTTCGAGGAAGAAGATGTGTGGTTCCTATGAAAAGGAGGATTGGATGTATCAAAGCTGTGGCTGTTCCAGTCGCACCGCCTTCAGCTGACAGTGCAGAAGACAGGGAACAATTAGCAGAAAGCTATGGATTCAGACAAATTGGAGAAGATCTTCCTGATAATGTCACCTTAAAAGATATCATGGATACACTTCCTAAAGAG GTGTTTGAGATTGATGATGTGAAAGCTTGGAAGTCTGTGTTGATATCTGTGACTTCCTACACTTTGGGGCTCTTCATGATTGCAAAATCGCCATGGTATCTGCTGCCATTGGCTTGGGCATGGACAGGAACTGCAATTACCGGG TTCTTTGTGATAGGTCATGATTGTGCACATAAATCattttcaaagaacaaattGGTGGAAGACATTGTGGGCACTCTAGCCTTCCTACCACTTGTCTACCCGTATGAGCCATGGCGGTTTAAGCACGACCGTCATCACGCCAAAACAAATAT GTTAGTCCATGACACAGCTTGGCAGCCAGTTCCACCAGAGGAGTTCGATTCATCACCCACGCTGCGTAAGGCAATCATCTTTGGATATGGCCCAATCAGACCTTGGTTGTCCATAGCTCATTG GGTGAACTGGCACTTTAATCTAAAAAAGTTCAGAGCAAGTGAGGTGAATAGGGTGAAGATAAGTTTGGCTTGTGTTTTCGCCTTCATGGCCGTTGGGTGGCCTCTGATCATATACAAAGTCGGTTTATTGGGATGGGTAAAATTCTGGTTGATGCCGTGGTTGGGCTATCACTTCTGG ATGAGCACATTCACAATGGTTCATCATACGGCTCCACACATTCCTTTCAAGCCTGCGGATGAATGGAACGCGGCTCAGGCCCAGCTAAATGGAACTGTTCATTGTGATTACCCTAGTTG GATTGAAATACTCTGCCATGATATTAACGTACACATCCCCCATCATATTAGCCCAAGAATACCGAGCTACAATCTCCGTGCAGCTCATGACTCAATACAAGAGAACTGGGGAAAG TATACAAATATGGCTACATGGAACTGGCGTTTGATGAAGACGATAATGACTGTGTGTCATGTCTATGACAAAGAGGAGAACTACATTCCTTTTGACCGGTTAGCCCCTGAAGAATCGCAGCCAATAACCTTCCTCAAGAAAGCAATGCCTAACTACACAGCTTGA
- the LOC104717096 gene encoding omega-6 fatty acid desaturase, chloroplastic isoform X1 produces MASRIADSLIAFTGPQQCLPRVPKIASSARVSPGSVRPIDLLLKGSTLRGRRCVVPMKRRIGCIKAVAVPVAPPSADSAEDREQLAESYGFRQIGEDLPDNVTLKDIMDTLPKEVFEIDDVKAWKSVLISVTSYTLGLFMIAKSPWYLLPLAWAWTGTAITGFFVIGHDCAHKSFSKNKLVEDIVGTLAFLPLVYPYEPWRFKHDRHHAKTNMLVHDTAWQPVPPEEFDSSPTLRKAIIFGYGPIRPWLSIAHWVNWHFNLKKFRASEVNRVKISLACVFAFMAVGWPLIIYKVGILGWVKFWLMPWLGYHFWMSTFTMVHHTAPHIPFKPADEWNAAQAQLNGTVHCDYPSWIEILCHDINVHIPHHISPRIPSYNLRAAHDSIQENWGKYTNMATWNWRLMKTIMTVCHVYDKEENYIPFDRLAPEESQPITFLKKAMPNYTA; encoded by the exons ATGGCTTCCAGAATTGCTGATTCCCTCATCGCCTTCACG GGACCACAGCAATGTCTTCCTAGGGTTCCTAAGATTGCTTCTTCTGCTCGTGTTTCTCCTG GTTCTGTGAGGCCTATCGATCTTCTGTTAAAAGGAAGTACACTTCGAGGAAGAAGATGTGTGGTTCCTATGAAAAGGAGGATTGGATGTATCAAAGCTGTGGCTGTTCCAGTCGCACCGCCTTCAGCTGACAGTGCAGAAGACAGGGAACAATTAGCAGAAAGCTATGGATTCAGACAAATTGGAGAAGATCTTCCTGATAATGTCACCTTAAAAGATATCATGGATACACTTCCTAAAGAG GTGTTTGAGATTGATGATGTGAAAGCTTGGAAGTCTGTGTTGATATCTGTGACTTCCTACACTTTGGGGCTCTTCATGATTGCAAAATCGCCATGGTATCTGCTGCCATTGGCTTGGGCATGGACAGGAACTGCAATTACCGGG TTCTTTGTGATAGGTCATGATTGTGCACATAAATCattttcaaagaacaaattGGTGGAAGACATTGTGGGCACTCTAGCCTTCCTACCACTTGTCTACCCGTATGAGCCATGGCGGTTTAAGCACGACCGTCATCACGCCAAAACAAATAT GTTAGTCCATGACACAGCTTGGCAGCCAGTTCCACCAGAGGAGTTCGATTCATCACCCACGCTGCGTAAGGCAATCATCTTTGGATATGGCCCAATCAGACCTTGGTTGTCCATAGCTCATTG GGTGAACTGGCACTTCAATCTGAAAAAGTTCAGAGCAAGCGAGGTGAATAGAGTGAAGATAAGTTTGGCTTGTGTTTTCGCCTTCATGGCCGTTGGGTGGCCACTGATCATATACAAAGTCGGTATATTGGGATGGGTAAAGTTCTGGCTGATGCCGTGGTTGGGCTATCACTTCTGG ATGAGCACATTCACAATGGTTCATCATACGGCTCCACACATTCCTTTCAAGCCTGCGGATGAATGGAACGCGGCTCAGGCCCAGCTAAATGGAACTGTTCATTGTGATTACCCTAGTTG GATTGAAATACTCTGCCATGATATTAACGTACACATCCCCCATCATATTAGCCCAAGAATACCGAGCTACAATCTCCGTGCAGCTCATGACTCAATACAAGAGAACTGGGGAAAG TATACAAATATGGCTACATGGAACTGGCGTTTGATGAAGACGATAATGACTGTGTGTCATGTCTATGACAAAGAGGAGAACTACATTCCTTTTGACCGGTTAGCCCCTGAAGAATCGCAGCCAATAACCTTCCTCAAGAAAGCAATGCCTAACTACACAGCTTGA